The following proteins are co-located in the Pseudomonas fluorescens genome:
- a CDS encoding DUF1737 domain-containing protein, producing MQTTPPEGLPVYRLLTGKDDASFCHRVSEALALGYQLYGSPAATFNGEHVVVAQAIVWNPVK from the coding sequence ATGCAAACCACTCCTCCCGAAGGCTTACCTGTTTACCGGTTACTCACCGGTAAAGATGACGCATCGTTCTGTCATCGAGTCTCTGAAGCCCTCGCGCTGGGCTACCAGCTGTATGGCTCGCCCGCGGCCACCTTCAATGGCGAACACGTCGTGGTGGCTCAGGCTATCGTTTGGAACCCCGTCAAGTAG